In a genomic window of Caloenas nicobarica isolate bCalNic1 chromosome 1, bCalNic1.hap1, whole genome shotgun sequence:
- the LOC135984388 gene encoding cell surface glycoprotein CD200 receptor 2-like, translating to MAHTWAVLAALLFLLINQTEGPAYNTVSVEAGHEAVLSCPYISEAALLLVTWKMKCSTCCLFAYRSDHKETRKLNCSERVTWKYSPESDSALRIYPVNLDDEGNYTCEIVSSAGNFLFFSSLTVIVPPTVTLTRDESRVAVCRASAGKPAAEISWTPASNHSTQEEVHHPNGTVTRMSYIGWVNSSHATVTCLVTHPATNQTLSLDLSHTSLRLPYLLIGGSASVAAVSGVALCLIFRYKAFRLRKTAHGSAVPFETRNFRSTPSHEKTEAVKPPVLPESIYQNYDPRMIHMNY from the exons ATGGCTCATACATGGGCAGTTCTGGCTGCACTCCTTTTCTTGCTAATCAACCAGACTGAAGGGCCAG CTTACAACACAGTGAGTGTGGAGGCTGGTCATGAGGCTGTGCTGAGTTGCCCTTACATCTCCGAGGCTGCTTTGCTACTGGTGACATGGAAGATGAAATGCAGCACTTGCTGCTTGTTTGCCTACAGAAGTGATCACAAGGAGACAAGGAAGTTAAACTGCAGTGAGAGGGTGACGTGGAAATATTCACCTGAGAGTGACTCTGCTCTTCGTATTTACCCTGTGAACCTTGATGATGAGGGAAATTACACCTGTGAAATTGTCAGCAGTGCagggaattttctttttttctcttctctgactGTGATAG TCCCTCCCACAGTGACTCTGACCAGAGATGAGAGCAGGGTGGCTGTGTGTCGAGCATCTGCTGGAAAGCCAGCTGCTGAAATCTCCTGGACCCCTGCAAGTAATCACAGCACCCAGGAAGAAGTCCATCACCCCAATGGAACAGTGACCAGAATGAGCTACATAGGCTGGGTCAACAGCTCACATGCCACTGTCACCTGCCTGGTTACCCACCCAGCTACAAACCAGACTCTGTCCCTAGACCTGTCAC ACACTTCCCTCAGGCTTCCTTATCTTCTGATAGGAGGATCTGCAAGTGTTGCTGCTGTCAGCGGTGTGGCTTTATGCTTGATTTTCAGGTACAAAG CTTTCCGGTTACGTAAAACGGCACATGGGTCGGCAGTACCATTTGAA ACAAGGAACTTCAGGTCCACACCATCacatgagaaaacagaagcagtCAAGCCTCCTGTCTTACCAGAGAGTATCTATCAGAATTATGATCCAAGAATGATACATATGAACTATTAA